In one Candidatus Binataceae bacterium genomic region, the following are encoded:
- a CDS encoding limonene-1,2-epoxide hydrolase family protein codes for MASEAEAIVSEFCKAWARLNIDQIMDFFTDDATYHNIPLPVATGKPAIRKTIEGLMKGTTWVEFKILHTATVGGVVLNERVDSFEVKGKRMSLPVAGVFETTANGKIKAWRDYFDMKMFTDQMK; via the coding sequence ATGGCATCTGAAGCTGAAGCAATCGTCAGTGAATTCTGCAAAGCGTGGGCGCGGCTGAATATCGATCAGATCATGGATTTTTTTACTGACGACGCGACCTATCACAACATCCCGCTGCCGGTGGCGACCGGCAAGCCCGCGATCCGCAAAACGATCGAGGGGCTGATGAAGGGCACGACCTGGGTCGAGTTCAAGATTCTGCATACCGCGACGGTCGGTGGTGTGGTCCTGAACGAGCGCGTCGACTCCTTCGAGGTCAAGGGCAAGCGCATGTCCTTGCCGGTGGCGGGAGTCTTCGAGACTACGGCGAACGGCAAGATCAAGGCGTGGCGCGACTACTTCGACATGAAGATGTTTACCGATCAGATGAAGTAG
- the selB gene encoding selenocysteine-specific translation elongation factor, which produces MRPQIVHAVIGTAGHIDHGKTALIKALTGHDTDRLKEEKERGISIDLGFAYFTLADGAQAGVIDVPGHERFIRNMLAGAHGIDLVLFTVAADDGIMPQSEEHLDILHLLGVSRGIFVITKADLADEARLREVREEIEILADGTCLEGSPIIPIAALKGRGIDELRGEIERQLDGFQARRATGLFRLPLDRAFVMKGHGVVVTGTAMGAEVRLGQKLRLLPLGGEVRVRALQIHGETVESAGLSQRVALNLSGAEKLELKRGDVLADERLELATSRLDARLEVRPAAKRALKHNQRVRFYIGAAETIGRVIVLGEATEIAPKRSALVQLVLDEPVVALAGDRFVVRDETNVRTIGGGVVLNPLGRRSRRPLEAYLNNLNALGRGRDAAAVEAMLNLQERLALTAPILAQLFDAPVAELTETLKDARFIRLSLGDEEGFTTAVKWNEIKRAALEALTRHHRDEPLAPGLEMEALRTQLPYEVAPRAFRALLERLARETDLVREESVVRLKSHKVQLGGDTGELGVRVERILREAGYQPPDLKQLAETLQMPASAMARLRAVLGAIEREGRVIKIATDFYMAREPFESAQAKLLERLKRDGEISAATYRDVLDASRKFAILLLDHFDHSGVTTRVGDLRKLRHRE; this is translated from the coding sequence ATGCGACCTCAGATTGTTCATGCCGTGATTGGCACGGCGGGCCATATCGACCATGGCAAGACCGCGCTGATCAAGGCGCTGACGGGTCACGACACCGACCGGCTCAAGGAGGAAAAAGAGCGCGGCATCTCGATCGATCTCGGCTTCGCGTACTTCACGCTGGCCGACGGCGCGCAGGCAGGTGTGATCGATGTGCCCGGACACGAACGCTTCATCCGCAACATGCTCGCCGGCGCGCATGGGATCGACTTGGTGCTGTTCACGGTCGCGGCCGACGACGGGATCATGCCGCAGAGCGAAGAGCATCTCGACATCCTGCATCTGCTGGGCGTCTCGCGCGGGATCTTCGTGATCACCAAGGCCGATCTCGCCGATGAAGCGCGGCTCCGCGAGGTGCGCGAGGAGATCGAAATTCTCGCCGATGGCACCTGCCTCGAAGGCTCGCCGATTATTCCGATCGCGGCCTTAAAAGGACGAGGCATCGACGAGCTGCGCGGGGAGATTGAGCGGCAACTCGACGGCTTTCAGGCGCGCCGCGCGACCGGCCTGTTCCGCCTCCCGCTCGATCGCGCCTTTGTGATGAAGGGTCACGGCGTAGTCGTTACCGGCACGGCGATGGGCGCGGAGGTGCGGCTGGGCCAGAAGCTGCGGCTGCTGCCGCTGGGCGGCGAGGTGCGCGTGCGTGCGCTCCAGATACATGGCGAAACAGTGGAGAGCGCCGGGCTCAGTCAGCGCGTGGCGCTTAACCTGAGCGGCGCGGAGAAGCTTGAGCTCAAGCGCGGCGACGTCCTCGCTGACGAGCGCCTCGAACTGGCGACCAGCCGTCTCGACGCGCGGCTCGAAGTGCGTCCGGCGGCGAAGCGCGCGCTCAAGCACAATCAGCGGGTGCGGTTCTATATTGGCGCGGCCGAGACGATCGGCCGTGTGATCGTGCTCGGCGAGGCGACGGAGATCGCGCCCAAGCGCTCAGCGCTGGTGCAGCTGGTGCTGGACGAGCCGGTCGTCGCGCTGGCCGGCGATCGCTTCGTCGTCCGCGACGAAACCAACGTGCGCACGATTGGCGGCGGCGTGGTGCTCAACCCGTTGGGCAGACGCTCGCGGCGGCCGCTCGAAGCCTATCTCAACAATCTGAATGCGCTGGGTAGGGGGCGGGACGCCGCCGCTGTCGAGGCGATGCTCAATTTGCAGGAACGGCTCGCGCTGACCGCGCCGATCCTCGCGCAGCTATTCGACGCGCCGGTCGCGGAGCTCACGGAGACGCTCAAGGATGCGCGCTTCATCCGCCTCTCGCTCGGCGATGAAGAGGGTTTCACGACCGCGGTCAAATGGAACGAGATCAAACGCGCAGCGCTGGAGGCGCTGACTCGCCATCATCGCGACGAGCCGCTAGCACCAGGCCTCGAGATGGAAGCGCTGCGCACGCAACTACCTTACGAAGTCGCGCCGCGCGCCTTTCGGGCGCTGCTCGAACGGCTCGCGCGCGAAACTGATCTCGTGCGCGAGGAGAGCGTCGTGCGGCTCAAGTCGCATAAGGTGCAGCTCGGGGGCGATACGGGCGAGCTCGGCGTGCGGGTTGAACGGATTCTGCGCGAGGCGGGCTATCAACCGCCGGATTTGAAGCAACTCGCCGAAACTTTGCAGATGCCGGCGTCGGCGATGGCGCGCTTGCGCGCGGTGCTGGGCGCGATCGAGCGCGAGGGACGCGTGATCAAGATCGCGACCGACTTCTATATGGCGCGCGAGCCCTTCGAGTCGGCGCAGGCCAAACTACTCGAACGGCTGAAGCGCGACGGCGAGATCAGCGCGGCGACCTATCGCGACGTGCTGGACGCGTCGCGCAAATTCGCGA
- a CDS encoding ABC transporter ATP-binding protein — protein MALLELKHIAKSFAHGKGSLPVLEDISFTIDEGQFVAVVGPSGCGKSTMLRIVNGLMPATSGQVLYQGRQVDGINLECALVFQSFALLPWLSVKANVELGLEARGVPLAEREKRAGAYINKVGLGGFEEAYPRELSGGMKQRVGLARALAVGPRLLLMDEPFSALDALTAITLREELLDLWQSRDMPVHTIMMVTHTIEEAVELADRILVLSAHPGRLVADLPVTLARPRDRRREEFNTLTDKVFSLIEERS, from the coding sequence ATGGCTCTGCTCGAGCTCAAGCATATCGCGAAGAGTTTCGCGCACGGCAAAGGCAGTCTGCCGGTGCTCGAAGATATCTCTTTCACCATTGATGAAGGACAGTTCGTCGCGGTCGTGGGGCCTTCCGGGTGCGGCAAATCGACGATGTTGCGCATCGTCAACGGGCTAATGCCGGCGACCTCGGGACAGGTGCTGTACCAGGGGCGGCAGGTTGACGGGATCAATCTGGAGTGCGCGCTGGTGTTCCAGTCGTTTGCGCTGCTGCCGTGGCTGTCGGTCAAGGCCAACGTCGAGTTGGGCCTGGAGGCGCGGGGCGTGCCGCTGGCCGAGCGTGAAAAACGCGCCGGGGCGTACATCAATAAGGTCGGTCTCGGCGGCTTTGAAGAGGCCTACCCGCGTGAGCTCTCGGGCGGCATGAAACAGCGGGTGGGGCTGGCGCGGGCGTTGGCGGTGGGGCCGCGCCTGCTGCTGATGGACGAGCCGTTCTCGGCGCTCGATGCGCTTACTGCGATCACCTTGCGCGAGGAGTTGCTCGACCTGTGGCAATCCCGCGACATGCCGGTGCATACGATCATGATGGTTACGCATACGATCGAAGAAGCGGTCGAGCTGGCCGATCGCATCCTGGTGCTGTCGGCCCATCCGGGACGCCTGGTCGCGGATCTGCCGGTGACGCTGGCGCGGCCGCGCGATCGGCGACGGGAGGAGTTCAATACGCTGACCGACAAGGTCTTCTCGCTGATCGAGGAGCGTTCCTGA
- a CDS encoding AAA-associated domain-containing protein: MASAAGINPIPDIPLTWIFGLLETLEDRGGRDDGYKIARDLQFKFGDLLKVMKAAEILGLVATPAGDVELEPLGRQFLASDMNGRKLIIRQQLKQHSLFSYLVRLLHGQEDRALSKEVVLQHLAMLLPNEPPEKMFTTIVNWGRFAELFGYNKDEDRFYLDQD; this comes from the coding sequence ATGGCGTCGGCTGCGGGTATCAACCCGATTCCCGATATCCCGCTGACGTGGATCTTCGGGCTGCTCGAGACGCTCGAGGATCGGGGCGGCCGCGACGACGGCTACAAGATCGCGCGCGATCTTCAGTTCAAGTTTGGCGATCTGCTCAAGGTGATGAAGGCGGCGGAGATTCTGGGCCTGGTCGCAACACCCGCCGGCGACGTCGAGCTCGAGCCGCTGGGCCGCCAGTTCCTGGCCAGCGACATGAACGGGCGCAAGCTGATCATCCGCCAACAGCTCAAGCAGCACAGCCTCTTCAGTTATCTGGTGCGGCTGCTGCATGGCCAGGAGGATCGCGCGCTGAGTAAAGAGGTCGTGCTCCAACATCTGGCGATGCTGCTGCCGAATGAGCCGCCGGAAAAAATGTTCACGACGATCGTCAACTGGGGGCGTTTCGCCGAGCTTTTCGGCTATAACAAGGATGAAGACCGCTTCTATCTCGATCAGGATTAG